The following are from one region of the Stigmatella ashevillena genome:
- a CDS encoding cation acetate symporter → MSIHSLLTGLLLLFTASSAFAAGGDLGQLEKQPTNWTAIAMFALFVAGTLWITKWASQRTKSAADFYTAGGGITGFQNGLAIAGDFMSAASFLGISAAVMTSGYDGLIYSIGFLVGWPILTFLMAERLRNLGKFTFADVVAYRFKQAPTRSLAASGTLVVVAFYLIAQMVGAGQLIKLLFGLEYEIAVVIVGVLMMVYVLFGGMTATTWVQIIKACLLLAGASFMAFMVLYNYGFSPGNLFAEAVRIKTDLAVTTGKPLEEAARQGHSIMAPGKFVSNPISTISFGMALMFGTAGLPHILMRFFTVPDAKEARKSVLWATTWIGYFYILTFIIGFGAIVLVSNNPAFLDANGTLLGGGNMAAVHLATAVGGNAFLGFISAVAFATILAVVSGLTLSGASAVSHDIYSTVIKKGKPEPGSELKVSRVTTVMLGIVAVLLGILFEKQNIAFMVSLAFAIAASANFPALIMSLLWKDCTTRGAFLGGFAGLISAFVLTVLSPSVWEATLGHPVGSALFPYTSPALFSMPLAFFVIWIVSVLDKSPRAALDREGYLAQEVRSETGIGAAGASGH, encoded by the coding sequence ATGTCCATTCACTCTCTTCTCACGGGACTCCTTCTTCTGTTCACCGCGAGCTCCGCGTTTGCGGCGGGGGGGGACCTGGGGCAGTTGGAGAAGCAGCCGACCAACTGGACCGCCATTGCGATGTTCGCGCTCTTCGTGGCGGGAACTTTGTGGATCACGAAGTGGGCTTCGCAACGGACAAAGTCGGCTGCGGACTTCTATACTGCGGGTGGCGGCATCACCGGCTTCCAGAACGGACTGGCGATCGCGGGGGACTTCATGTCCGCTGCTTCGTTCCTGGGAATTTCGGCTGCCGTCATGACCAGCGGTTATGACGGATTGATCTATTCCATCGGCTTTTTGGTGGGATGGCCGATCTTGACCTTCTTGATGGCGGAGCGTCTCCGGAACCTGGGGAAGTTTACCTTCGCTGACGTGGTGGCTTACCGCTTCAAACAAGCTCCTACGCGGTCACTGGCGGCGTCGGGGACCTTGGTGGTCGTCGCCTTCTATCTGATCGCGCAAATGGTTGGAGCGGGGCAGCTGATCAAACTTCTCTTTGGCCTTGAATACGAGATTGCGGTTGTCATTGTGGGTGTCTTGATGATGGTTTACGTCCTTTTTGGTGGAATGACCGCGACCACTTGGGTGCAAATCATCAAGGCCTGCCTTCTTCTGGCGGGAGCCTCCTTCATGGCGTTCATGGTTTTGTACAACTACGGCTTTTCGCCAGGAAACCTTTTTGCCGAAGCCGTCCGCATCAAGACAGATCTGGCGGTGACGACAGGGAAGCCACTGGAGGAGGCTGCTCGGCAGGGCCACTCCATCATGGCCCCTGGAAAGTTCGTCAGCAATCCCATCTCCACCATCTCCTTCGGTATGGCCTTGATGTTTGGCACGGCGGGACTGCCGCACATCCTCATGCGGTTTTTCACCGTGCCAGACGCCAAAGAGGCCAGGAAGTCCGTGCTCTGGGCCACGACGTGGATTGGATATTTTTACATCCTGACCTTTATCATTGGATTTGGCGCCATCGTGTTGGTTTCCAATAATCCGGCTTTCTTGGACGCGAACGGAACTCTTTTGGGCGGTGGCAACATGGCGGCCGTGCATCTGGCCACGGCGGTCGGAGGGAATGCCTTCCTGGGATTCATCTCAGCGGTGGCTTTCGCCACGATTCTGGCAGTGGTTTCAGGGCTGACCCTGTCCGGAGCCTCCGCTGTTTCTCATGACATCTATTCGACCGTGATAAAGAAGGGCAAGCCGGAGCCCGGCTCGGAGCTCAAGGTTTCACGTGTCACGACTGTCATGTTGGGCATCGTGGCAGTTCTCTTGGGGATTCTTTTTGAGAAGCAGAATATTGCTTTCATGGTTTCCCTGGCGTTCGCCATTGCGGCATCGGCGAATTTTCCAGCACTGATCATGTCTCTGCTGTGGAAGGACTGCACCACGCGAGGGGCTTTTCTTGGCGGGTTTGCCGGCCTTATCTCGGCGTTTGTATTGACCGTGCTGTCGCCTTCCGTCTGGGAGGCCACGCTTGGGCACCCTGTTGGAAGTGCGCTCTTCCCTTACACGTCCCCAGCACTTTTCTCCATGCCATTGGCTTTCTTTGTCATCTGGATTGTCTCGGTTCTGGATAAGAGTCCGCGAGCCGCTCTGGACAGGGAAGGTTACCTGGCCCAGGAGGTGCGGTCGGAAACGGGCATTGGTGCCGCTGGCGCATCGGGGCACTGA
- a CDS encoding DUF485 domain-containing protein, protein MIPAKAQEIARSPKYQELVKKRSTLGWSLTIVMLIVYYGYICLVAFNKEFLARPMGEGVTTLSIPIGLGVIVFTILITGVYVRRANSEFDRLNEEIVKEAK, encoded by the coding sequence ATGATTCCGGCGAAAGCGCAAGAGATTGCGAGAAGCCCCAAATATCAAGAATTGGTCAAGAAGAGATCGACTTTGGGATGGAGTCTGACCATCGTGATGTTGATTGTGTATTACGGATATATCTGTCTGGTGGCGTTCAATAAAGAGTTTCTGGCCCGGCCGATGGGGGAAGGTGTGACGACCCTGAGCATCCCGATTGGCTTGGGCGTCATTGTTTTTACGATTCTCATCACGGGCGTATATGTTCGCCGCGCGAACTCCGAGTTCGACCGGCTGAATGAGGAAATCGTGAAGGAGGCCAAGTAA
- a CDS encoding isocitrate lyase/PEP mutase family protein — protein sequence MNPSLPDAKRFRELHAPGQVLVLPNVWDAMSARLVESLGGAALATSSAAVAWAHGAPDGERLEFDRLLASTRDIVRAVRVPVSVDFERGYNQSAADVADAVCRLAQEGVVGINLEDGAEPPEVLTSKLSACREAFQRQGLDVFLNARTDVILRRMLSGPQALDEVIRRTKRYADAGCDGIFVPGLSAAEDLARVVSEVSVPLNVWAAPALPPVDQLRAMGVRRVSVGPRLALTALSAARRDAEHLMAGHWAPPPGETPLTYPQVNGWFTQTPTPSKE from the coding sequence ATGAACCCATCCCTTCCCGATGCCAAGCGGTTCCGTGAGCTTCACGCCCCCGGCCAGGTGCTGGTCCTGCCCAATGTGTGGGATGCCATGAGCGCCCGATTGGTCGAGAGCCTCGGCGGTGCTGCGCTCGCCACCAGCAGCGCTGCGGTGGCCTGGGCCCACGGAGCGCCCGATGGTGAGCGCCTTGAGTTCGACCGGCTGCTGGCCTCGACCCGCGACATCGTCCGTGCCGTGAGAGTCCCTGTGAGCGTCGATTTCGAGCGAGGATACAATCAGAGTGCCGCGGACGTCGCGGATGCTGTATGCCGACTCGCTCAGGAAGGAGTGGTAGGAATCAACCTTGAGGACGGCGCTGAGCCCCCTGAAGTGCTCACCTCGAAATTGTCGGCATGCCGGGAAGCGTTTCAGCGGCAGGGCTTGGACGTGTTCCTGAACGCGCGCACCGATGTGATTCTGCGCCGCATGCTTTCGGGCCCCCAGGCCCTCGACGAGGTGATACGGCGCACGAAGCGCTACGCTGACGCAGGTTGCGATGGCATCTTCGTCCCTGGTCTCTCGGCGGCCGAAGATCTGGCTCGCGTTGTCAGCGAAGTCTCAGTCCCTCTCAATGTCTGGGCTGCACCAGCGTTGCCCCCGGTCGACCAACTCCGAGCCATGGGGGTACGCCGTGTGAGTGTGGGCCCTCGCCTCGCCCTGACCGCGCTCTCGGCAGCAAGGCGCGACGCGGAGCATCTGATGGCAGGGCACTGGGCACCTCCGCCAGGCGAAACTCCACTGACGTACCCCCAGGTCAATGGCTGGTTCACGCAGACGCCTACTCCCTCGAAAGAATAG